Proteins encoded together in one Solanum lycopersicum chromosome 7, SLM_r2.1 window:
- the LOC104648558 gene encoding G-type lectin S-receptor-like serine/threonine-protein kinase At4g27290 isoform X1, with the protein MDIAIFQFILLLLYFVFLHYVSGQGDTMTTTQFIKHGDTIVSSRGTFELGFFSRGETSTNHYVGIWYKKTSATTPVWVANRLAPITNKYGVLKVFQPGLIVLVDDTNAIVWSTNSSKSVQNPVAQLLDTGNFVVRDANDPNPENFLWQSFDYPSDTLLEGMKLGTDLVTGLERYLTSWRSSDDPAPGDYTYHCDPAGYPQNLMRKRGNVTFRAGPWNGIRWSGAPNLVNNSIISFGVVINSREIYYKYEMVNKSVISTFVLEPYGKAMRIIWIGKARGWVNYHSAAVDDCDTYKLCGAYGTCNILSDPFCQCLDKFEPKHPDDWERSDWSSGCVRKIPLNCTGDGFIKYSGVKLPDTRNSWFNETMTLHECRVVCLRNCSCTAYTNLDIRNGGSGCLIWIDELIDIRQLSQSGQDIYIRMSASEIGSAGSTRKITVILAIALPLLVALILLALGLGLILCKRKRRENPVLTTTGILGGHSNKNDNSNQIHQENFELPLFDLLTLTNATNNFSLANKIGEGGFGQVYKVETFLRPQGVLEGGQEVAVKRLSETSEQGLHEFKNEVKCIAKLQHRNLVKLLGCCIQGEEKMLVYEYLPNKSLELYIFDEERRALLDWPKRFNIINGIARGLMYLHQDSRLRIIHRDLKASNVLLDIEMNPKISDFGMARSFRGDETGANTRRVVGTYGYMSPEYAVEGIFSVKSDVFSFGVLVLEIVSGKKNRRFVHPDHHLNLLGHAWMLHNEERMLELVDPYLVDSYYISEVLRSVHVGLLCVQQNPEDRPNMSTVIMMLSNEGILPLPKHPGFFTERKVKDIDQFSWSTQTPSSINEITITQLNAR; encoded by the exons ATGGATATAgcaatatttcaatttattctACTTCTCTTGTATTTTGTGTTTCTTCACTATGTTAGTGGTCAAGGAGATACTATGACTACAACTCAATTCATTAAACATGGTGATACTATTGTTTCGTCTCGTGGAACGTTCGAGTTAGGATTCTTCAGTCGTGGAGAGACTTCTACAAATCACTATGTTGGAATATGGTACAAGAAAACCTCTGCTACTACTCCTGTTTGGGTTGCCAATAGACTAGCTCCTATCACTAATAAATATGGGGTGTTGAAAGTTTTTCAGCCAGGTCTGATTGTACTTGTGGATGATACTAATGCAATTGTTTGGTCCACGAATTCATCGAAGTCTGTGCAGAATCCTGTTGCTCAGTTGTTGGACACGGGGAATTTTGTGGTGAGAGATGCTAATGATCCGAATCCAGAGAATTTCCTTTGGCAAAGTTTTGACTATCCTAGTGATACGTTGTTGGAAGGTATGAAACTTGGGACGGACTTGGTGACTGGATTAGAAAGGTATCTTACTTCTTGGAGAAGTAGTGATGATCCTGCTCCAGGGGATTATACTTATCACTGTGATCCTGCGGGTTATCCACAAAACCTTATGCGAAAAAGGGGTAATGTGACGTTTAGAGCAGGGCCGTGGAATGGTATCAGGTGGAGTGGTGCACCGAATCTGGTGAACAACTCTATCATTTCTTTTGGCGTGGTTATAAATAGTAGGGAAATTTACTACAAGTATGAGATGGTGAACAAATCAGTTATTTCAACATTTGTTTTAGAGCCTTATGGGAAAGCTATGCGTATCATTTGGATTGGAAAGGCTCGGGGATGGGTAAATTACCACTCTGCAGCTGTGGATGACTGTGACACCTACAAATTATGTGGTGCATATGGGACTTGCAACATTTTGAGTGATCCTTTTTGTCAATGTTTAGATAAATTCGAGCCAAAACATCCTGATGATTGGGAAAGATCTGACTGGTCTAGTGGTTGTGTCCGGAAGATCCCTCTGAATTGCACAGGAGATGGATTTATTAAGTATTCTGGTGTTAAACTGCCTGATACGCGAAATTCTTGGTTCAATGAGACAATGACACTACATGAATGCAGGGTAGTTTGCTTGAGAAATTGTTCGTGTACGGCTTACACAAATCTGGACATACGCAATGGAGGAAGTGGGTGCTTGATATGGATTGACGAGTTAATTGACATCAGACAGCTATCTCAATCAGGACAGGATATCTACATTAGGATGTCTGCTTCAGAGATAG GTTCTGCCGGATCAACAAGAAAGATAACTGTTATACTTGCAATAGCTTTGCCACTATTGGTTGCATTGATTCTGCTCGCTTTAGGTTTAGGCCTGATTCTTTGTAAACGTAAAAGGAGAGAGAATCCGGTGCTTACAACAACAG GGATATTAGGTGGTCACAGCAACAAGAATGATAACAGTAATCAAATTCACCAGGAAAATTTTGAGCTTCCGCTTTTTGACTTATTAACGTTAACCAATGCTACCAACAACTTTTCATTGGCGAATAAGATTGGAGAGGGTGGCTTTGGACAAGTTTACAAGGTAGAAACATTCCTCAGACCCCAA GGTGTATTAGAAGGTGGACAAGAAGTAGCAGTGAAGCGACTTTCAGAAACATCAGAGCAAGGACTTCACGAGTTCAAGAATGAAGTTAAGTGCATTGCAAAACTTCAGCATCGGAATCTTGTAAAGCTTCTAGGATGCTGCATCCAAGGAGAAGAAAAGATGTTGGTGTATGAGTACTTGCCAAACAAAAGCCtggaattatatatatttg ATGAAGAAAGGAGAGCATTACTTGATTGGCCTAAGCGCTTCAATATTATCAATGGAATTGCTCGAGGACTGATGTATCTTCATCAAGATTCTAGGCTCAGAATCATCCACAGAGACTTGAAAGCTAGCAACGTCTTACTTGATATTGAAATGAATCCAAAaatatcagattttgggatggCTAGAAGTTTCAGGGGAGATGAAACAGGAGCCAATACACGCCGTGTTGTTGGAACATA TGGTTACATGTCCCCGGAATATGCAGTCGAGGGGATATTCTCAGTGAAATCAGATGTCTTTAGCTTTGGGGTATTAGTACTAGAGATTGTGAGTGGAAAGAAGAATCGACGATTTGTTCATCCAGACCACCACCTCAATCTTCTTGGACAT GCATGGATGCTTCATAATGAAGAACGGATGTTGGAACTAGTAGATCCATATCTCGTAGACTCATACTATATATCAGAAGTACTAAGATCAGTCCATGTGGGATTGTTATGTGTTCAACAGAATCCAGAGGACAGGCCAAACATGTCAACTGTGATTATGATGCTGAGCAATGAAGGCATTTTGCCACTGCCTAAACATCCCGGTTTCTTCACTGAAAGGAAAGTTAAAGATATTGATCAATTTTCTTGGAGTACACAAACACCAAGTTCTATAAACGAAATTACCATCACGCAGTTGAATGCTCGATAG
- the LOC104648558 gene encoding G-type lectin S-receptor-like serine/threonine-protein kinase At4g27290 isoform X2, translating into MDIAIFQFILLLLYFVFLHYVSGQGDTMTTTQFIKHGDTIVSSRGTFELGFFSRGETSTNHYVGIWYKKTSATTPVWVANRLAPITNKYGVLKVFQPGLIVLVDDTNAIVWSTNSSKSVQNPVAQLLDTGNFVVRDANDPNPENFLWQSFDYPSDTLLEGMKLGTDLVTGLERYLTSWRSSDDPAPGDYTYHCDPAGYPQNLMRKRGNVTFRAGPWNGIRWSGAPNLVNNSIISFGVVINSREIYYKYEMVNKSVISTFVLEPYGKAMRIIWIGKARGWVNYHSAAVDDCDTYKLCGAYGTCNILSDPFCQCLDKFEPKHPDDWERSDWSSGCVRKIPLNCTGDGFIKYSGVKLPDTRNSWFNETMTLHECRVVCLRNCSCTAYTNLDIRNGGSGCLIWIDELIDIRQLSQSGQDIYIRMSASEIGSAGSTRKITVILAIALPLLVALILLALGLGLILCKRKRRENPVLTTTGILGGHSNKNDNSNQIHQENFELPLFDLLTLTNATNNFSLANKIGEGGFGQVYKGVLEGGQEVAVKRLSETSEQGLHEFKNEVKCIAKLQHRNLVKLLGCCIQGEEKMLVYEYLPNKSLELYIFDEERRALLDWPKRFNIINGIARGLMYLHQDSRLRIIHRDLKASNVLLDIEMNPKISDFGMARSFRGDETGANTRRVVGTYGYMSPEYAVEGIFSVKSDVFSFGVLVLEIVSGKKNRRFVHPDHHLNLLGHAWMLHNEERMLELVDPYLVDSYYISEVLRSVHVGLLCVQQNPEDRPNMSTVIMMLSNEGILPLPKHPGFFTERKVKDIDQFSWSTQTPSSINEITITQLNAR; encoded by the exons ATGGATATAgcaatatttcaatttattctACTTCTCTTGTATTTTGTGTTTCTTCACTATGTTAGTGGTCAAGGAGATACTATGACTACAACTCAATTCATTAAACATGGTGATACTATTGTTTCGTCTCGTGGAACGTTCGAGTTAGGATTCTTCAGTCGTGGAGAGACTTCTACAAATCACTATGTTGGAATATGGTACAAGAAAACCTCTGCTACTACTCCTGTTTGGGTTGCCAATAGACTAGCTCCTATCACTAATAAATATGGGGTGTTGAAAGTTTTTCAGCCAGGTCTGATTGTACTTGTGGATGATACTAATGCAATTGTTTGGTCCACGAATTCATCGAAGTCTGTGCAGAATCCTGTTGCTCAGTTGTTGGACACGGGGAATTTTGTGGTGAGAGATGCTAATGATCCGAATCCAGAGAATTTCCTTTGGCAAAGTTTTGACTATCCTAGTGATACGTTGTTGGAAGGTATGAAACTTGGGACGGACTTGGTGACTGGATTAGAAAGGTATCTTACTTCTTGGAGAAGTAGTGATGATCCTGCTCCAGGGGATTATACTTATCACTGTGATCCTGCGGGTTATCCACAAAACCTTATGCGAAAAAGGGGTAATGTGACGTTTAGAGCAGGGCCGTGGAATGGTATCAGGTGGAGTGGTGCACCGAATCTGGTGAACAACTCTATCATTTCTTTTGGCGTGGTTATAAATAGTAGGGAAATTTACTACAAGTATGAGATGGTGAACAAATCAGTTATTTCAACATTTGTTTTAGAGCCTTATGGGAAAGCTATGCGTATCATTTGGATTGGAAAGGCTCGGGGATGGGTAAATTACCACTCTGCAGCTGTGGATGACTGTGACACCTACAAATTATGTGGTGCATATGGGACTTGCAACATTTTGAGTGATCCTTTTTGTCAATGTTTAGATAAATTCGAGCCAAAACATCCTGATGATTGGGAAAGATCTGACTGGTCTAGTGGTTGTGTCCGGAAGATCCCTCTGAATTGCACAGGAGATGGATTTATTAAGTATTCTGGTGTTAAACTGCCTGATACGCGAAATTCTTGGTTCAATGAGACAATGACACTACATGAATGCAGGGTAGTTTGCTTGAGAAATTGTTCGTGTACGGCTTACACAAATCTGGACATACGCAATGGAGGAAGTGGGTGCTTGATATGGATTGACGAGTTAATTGACATCAGACAGCTATCTCAATCAGGACAGGATATCTACATTAGGATGTCTGCTTCAGAGATAG GTTCTGCCGGATCAACAAGAAAGATAACTGTTATACTTGCAATAGCTTTGCCACTATTGGTTGCATTGATTCTGCTCGCTTTAGGTTTAGGCCTGATTCTTTGTAAACGTAAAAGGAGAGAGAATCCGGTGCTTACAACAACAG GGATATTAGGTGGTCACAGCAACAAGAATGATAACAGTAATCAAATTCACCAGGAAAATTTTGAGCTTCCGCTTTTTGACTTATTAACGTTAACCAATGCTACCAACAACTTTTCATTGGCGAATAAGATTGGAGAGGGTGGCTTTGGACAAGTTTACAAG GGTGTATTAGAAGGTGGACAAGAAGTAGCAGTGAAGCGACTTTCAGAAACATCAGAGCAAGGACTTCACGAGTTCAAGAATGAAGTTAAGTGCATTGCAAAACTTCAGCATCGGAATCTTGTAAAGCTTCTAGGATGCTGCATCCAAGGAGAAGAAAAGATGTTGGTGTATGAGTACTTGCCAAACAAAAGCCtggaattatatatatttg ATGAAGAAAGGAGAGCATTACTTGATTGGCCTAAGCGCTTCAATATTATCAATGGAATTGCTCGAGGACTGATGTATCTTCATCAAGATTCTAGGCTCAGAATCATCCACAGAGACTTGAAAGCTAGCAACGTCTTACTTGATATTGAAATGAATCCAAAaatatcagattttgggatggCTAGAAGTTTCAGGGGAGATGAAACAGGAGCCAATACACGCCGTGTTGTTGGAACATA TGGTTACATGTCCCCGGAATATGCAGTCGAGGGGATATTCTCAGTGAAATCAGATGTCTTTAGCTTTGGGGTATTAGTACTAGAGATTGTGAGTGGAAAGAAGAATCGACGATTTGTTCATCCAGACCACCACCTCAATCTTCTTGGACAT GCATGGATGCTTCATAATGAAGAACGGATGTTGGAACTAGTAGATCCATATCTCGTAGACTCATACTATATATCAGAAGTACTAAGATCAGTCCATGTGGGATTGTTATGTGTTCAACAGAATCCAGAGGACAGGCCAAACATGTCAACTGTGATTATGATGCTGAGCAATGAAGGCATTTTGCCACTGCCTAAACATCCCGGTTTCTTCACTGAAAGGAAAGTTAAAGATATTGATCAATTTTCTTGGAGTACACAAACACCAAGTTCTATAAACGAAATTACCATCACGCAGTTGAATGCTCGATAG
- the LOC104648558 gene encoding G-type lectin S-receptor-like serine/threonine-protein kinase SD1-1 isoform X3: MSPEYAVEGIFSVKSDVFSFGVLVLEIVSGKKNRRFVHPDHHLNLLGHAWMLHNEERMLELVDPYLVDSYYISEVLRSVHVGLLCVQQNPEDRPNMSTVIMMLSNEGILPLPKHPGFFTERKVKDIDQFSWSTQTPSSINEITITQLNAR; encoded by the exons ATGTCCCCGGAATATGCAGTCGAGGGGATATTCTCAGTGAAATCAGATGTCTTTAGCTTTGGGGTATTAGTACTAGAGATTGTGAGTGGAAAGAAGAATCGACGATTTGTTCATCCAGACCACCACCTCAATCTTCTTGGACAT GCATGGATGCTTCATAATGAAGAACGGATGTTGGAACTAGTAGATCCATATCTCGTAGACTCATACTATATATCAGAAGTACTAAGATCAGTCCATGTGGGATTGTTATGTGTTCAACAGAATCCAGAGGACAGGCCAAACATGTCAACTGTGATTATGATGCTGAGCAATGAAGGCATTTTGCCACTGCCTAAACATCCCGGTTTCTTCACTGAAAGGAAAGTTAAAGATATTGATCAATTTTCTTGGAGTACACAAACACCAAGTTCTATAAACGAAATTACCATCACGCAGTTGAATGCTCGATAG